Sequence from the Halobacterium sp. CBA1132 genome:
GCGCTCTCGCCGGCGACCTTGAATGCCTTCCAGATTGATTGGTACCGAACGGGTTTATCGGACTTGTGGTAGGTCCAGACGCGTGTCTCCGGCTCCGGTCCGTCCTCGGCGTGCGCTGGATGATATTGATTGAGCCACTTCCGCAGCATCGCTGACCCGGCGTAGAGATGGATTTCACGGGCGCCGTGGTAGTCGTTTTTCGTGTCGTCAGTCACGGAGATGACGATGTGGTCACCACGGTCGTCGATTTGCTTGTACTGAAGCTTCCACAGCTCTGCTTCAGCCCGTAGGCCGGCTCCCCAGGCCGTGAGGATGAGTGCTTTGTCCCGGATGTGGTCGGTCGCGTTGACCATCTCGATGACGTCCTGCCATTCGAGGATGTTCGTCGCCAGTGGTGTCGGGTCGTTGTTGATGTAGCTGCTTGGTGTGAGGTCGTCGAACCGCTCTGGCATGCTTCCGTCGGTCATGAGGTCGCCGTAGACGCGGAGTGCACTCAGGAACGAGCCTTTGTAGTCGTCGGAGATATCCATCTCGTCGATTGTTTCGGTGACGTCCTCGACAACTGCGTCGGGGTCGTCGCTGTTGATCATCGCCGAGAGCTGGTTTGTCTGCTTTGCGAGCCGGAAGCACAGTTCGAGATGGCCGCCGATTGTCGCGTCGGAGAACCGGAATTCCTTCTGGTTGTACGAGCGCATTGCGTCTTCGAAGGCGGCGAGTGCCTCGCGGTCGACGTCGGTGAGTTCGTCGTTGTTCTCGATGTGGCGTTTGACGCGTTCGAGGCGGCCGTGTGTGTCGTACGACCAGGCTTGGTCGTCGGGACCGTCACCGTCGACGTTGGAAGAGGGCATGGCTCTGTGTTTGGCGGATTCCTATTTAAATATTGGCTGTAAATATAAAATTACATCACTATTTCCAGGTGATGTAGGCATATTTGATTATGAACTATATAAAGGGATGTTGTGATTGTAAACAGTTGGCCAGATGGTATCCGAAAAAGATATTTTCACTCCCTCAATGGGGAGTAGAAGATTCCAGTAATGAATTCAGTATGTGTATGTCCTGAGATTGGTGGATTACGAACCTTTATCTGAAATACCGCTTCGAATATAATCACCTGCCATGTCTAAGGGGTCGTGTTTAGTTAAGGCTGAAGGATGAGGCGGAAAGATTTTCAGCTGGTTCATGGCGAAAATCACCCGCTTCAGCGGTTGTAGCGACTGGATTAAGTTAGATTTTGTGGAGCGAGAACGGACACCGACCGGGCTGATGAAGCTTGGTACTTGACTCCATTTGGCTGGATTATCACTCTCAAATACCATTAATGAACTTGAGAAGTTTGGTGTCCAGCGGTCACGAAAAGCCGTCCACGATTGAGTACAGAAAGCCGATTTACAGCCCGCCAGCAACGCGAGCCCGGATCATGTCGCGCTCGACGAGACGGTGATCCGAATCAACGGCCAGCAGTATTGGCTGTACGCTCCTGTCGATCCTGAAACGAACAAATTCCTGCATATTAGGCTCTATACAACGACAACGACGGCATTGACGCAGCGGTTTCTGCGCGAGTTACAGGAGAAACATGATGTCGAAGACGCAGTGTTTCTCGTTGATCACGCCCAGCATCTCGCTGCTGGTCTACGTCGAGCAGGGCTTCGATTCCAGACGGTTCGGCATGGGAATCGGAATGCTCTCGAACGTATTTTTCGAGAGATAAAAACGACAAAACCCCCTCGTTTAGTAACAGTTTTAGTCACGTCGATCCAACGACTGCTGAAACGTGACTGCAAGCCTTCGCCGTCTGGTGGAATTCGCTTAACTAAACACGATGGTCTGACGTAGGAATACGCTTTTCAGTAGGAGATTGTTGATACAGTGGCGGTGGCGAACGCCGACCAGGGGACCGTTGATCTGAGCGCCTTTCACGCACATTCCCATCGTTCACCTGTTACTGTGAAACCGCAAGACTGTGCGCCATCAACAATATACTACACATGAGCGCCGGGTTATATTGACAGAACATTCTCGTGAGAGCGTCTGAGAATACCCTCAATTGGCGATAAAACAAGGCAGAGAATATTCCAGTGTAGGTGCTGTGAGTGAGTTTTTGACTACCGGTGGGAGTGGAGTGTGATTTAATAGATAGTTAAGATTGTAGAGCTCTTCGAGTGGTAGCGGCGTTCAGAGACGCGAATTCGGTTTGCGAGTTTTGTGTGACTGATATAGAAGTTACACGCGCTCGTCCACCACGATAGCACGATTCCAGTAGAATCCCCTGGCGATAGAGCGCCGGCGGACTCGTGCTGCCAGACCGATGACAGCAAGCCAGATTACCTGGGTCAGGAGTGATAACTCTGTCTCTCAGAGTCCCACCCCGGAAACCGACCCACGAAAATCCCGAATCGTACAACTCTCATATCAGCGCAATACAGCGACCAGCAGCGCCGATGTCGACAGCACAACCAGCCAACTCAGCGAACTAGTTACGGGGTCACATGCGTTGCGGCGCGACAGCGGTGGCGAGCCCGACTTGACGAGGATACATCCTCGAGACCGCGCCCACGAC
This genomic interval carries:
- a CDS encoding site-specific integrase, producing the protein MPSSNVDGDGPDDQAWSYDTHGRLERVKRHIENNDELTDVDREALAAFEDAMRSYNQKEFRFSDATIGGHLELCFRLAKQTNQLSAMINSDDPDAVVEDVTETIDEMDISDDYKGSFLSALRVYGDLMTDGSMPERFDDLTPSSYINNDPTPLATNILEWQDVIEMVNATDHIRDKALILTAWGAGLRAEAELWKLQYKQIDDRGDHIVISVTDDTKNDYHGAREIHLYAGSAMLRKWLNQYHPAHAEDGPEPETRVWTYHKSDKPVRYQSIWKAFKVAGESAGITKDYNPAHMRRSRASCLARQPMIDEYDLRNFFGWGIKGNSAAHYIAKFSNETAKHVAMADGHSVETFDEPDPIAPLECPTCERWTTRNIRECIWCSAEIPEDRHAIRHTVKGPEEGEKDLLDMLMDDDISVEDLETLQRLEPVVRSRPDIFDEVGKLIELAKGGVGGGDDRGHFGIRVAVASMAIIVIYFLLVPLLG